The proteins below come from a single Mycobacterium lentiflavum genomic window:
- a CDS encoding helix-turn-helix domain-containing protein — translation MAQSAHSEGVSETRIAEELGVDRMTVRKWLGKR, via the coding sequence ATGGCCCAGTCCGCTCACAGCGAAGGCGTCTCTGAAACACGGATCGCCGAAGAACTCGGTGTCGACCGCATGACCGTGCGCAAGTGGCTGGGCAAACGCTGA
- a CDS encoding YfbU family protein, giving the protein MAVLNIRVEDRIRDQLKGMADAEGVTLSEYARDLLMAAVVPVHQPPERHGDLPAPETMRISDRQVLSLLHRILARVLPADSNDVDGNTEDQLERARVIESGFTEEYWREVAGFRPELSKRDCGRVLDILDMFRSITFSIQRLEKQGTTVGEDAAYGLEFQGFDFNDGLESHMASYIEFLMEDGDRWTELRPQLDRTDGGNSHHRMLDIYMRMLAEYRRIMDGRGLGLHPDHYLLSMDELEKIAAARVHPSNRG; this is encoded by the coding sequence ATGGCCGTCTTGAACATCCGGGTAGAAGACCGGATCCGCGATCAGCTCAAGGGGATGGCCGACGCCGAAGGAGTCACGCTGAGCGAATACGCCCGCGATCTGCTCATGGCCGCGGTCGTCCCCGTACATCAGCCGCCGGAGAGGCACGGTGACCTGCCGGCACCGGAAACCATGCGGATTTCCGACCGCCAGGTGCTCTCGCTGCTGCACCGCATCCTCGCGCGTGTACTACCCGCAGACTCCAACGACGTTGACGGGAACACGGAGGATCAACTGGAGCGTGCGCGTGTGATCGAGTCGGGTTTCACCGAGGAGTACTGGCGCGAAGTCGCCGGGTTCCGCCCTGAACTGTCCAAGCGCGACTGCGGCCGCGTCCTCGACATCCTCGACATGTTCCGCTCGATCACCTTCAGCATCCAGCGCCTGGAAAAGCAAGGAACAACCGTCGGCGAGGACGCGGCCTACGGGCTGGAGTTTCAGGGCTTCGACTTCAACGACGGGCTCGAGAGCCACATGGCCAGCTACATCGAGTTCCTGATGGAGGATGGCGACCGCTGGACCGAACTGCGGCCGCAGCTAGACCGCACCGACGGCGGAAACTCCCACCACCGGATGCTCGACATCTACATGCGGATGCTCGCCGAGTACCGGCGCATCATGGACGGCCGCGGCCTGGGACTCCATCCGGACCACTACCTGCTGTCCATGGACGAACTGGAGAAGATCGCGGCGGCTCGGGTCCACCCGTCGAACCGGGGTTAG
- a CDS encoding recombinase family protein: MRIGYGRVSTRDQRPEAQRDALVAAGCDRIFLDVVSGKLARRPELDKALLSANRVGDQLVVTKLDRLGRSLEHLIELSKRLQGAGVDLVVLDQGIDTSTAIGRMFFQILGAVAEFEHALMSERTMDGLAAARARGRTGGQKPKLGPRQVKLAQQMYGETGDDGKRRYTVAQIAAEFGVTRPTIYRHLSKPLNTSSSTATTRIDV; this comes from the coding sequence ATGCGGATCGGTTATGGGCGGGTTTCCACCCGCGACCAGCGCCCCGAGGCCCAGCGCGATGCTCTCGTCGCGGCCGGCTGTGATCGGATCTTCCTCGATGTGGTGTCCGGCAAGCTGGCTCGCCGCCCTGAGCTGGACAAGGCGTTGCTGTCAGCCAACCGGGTCGGCGATCAGCTGGTGGTGACCAAACTCGACCGGCTGGGCCGGTCACTGGAACACCTGATCGAGTTGTCCAAGCGCCTCCAGGGCGCCGGCGTGGATTTGGTGGTGCTTGACCAGGGCATCGACACCTCGACTGCTATCGGCCGCATGTTCTTCCAAATCCTCGGCGCGGTAGCGGAATTCGAGCACGCTTTGATGTCGGAGCGCACGATGGACGGCCTGGCGGCCGCGCGGGCCCGTGGCCGCACCGGCGGACAGAAACCCAAACTGGGGCCGCGGCAGGTGAAGCTTGCGCAGCAGATGTACGGCGAGACCGGGGATGACGGGAAGCGTCGCTACACCGTTGCCCAAATCGCCGCCGAGTTCGGCGTCACCCGGCCCACCATCTACCGGCACCTGAGCAAGCCCCTCAACACCAGCAGCTCGACCGCGACTACACGTATTGATGTATGA